In Pseudomonas sp. GCEP-101, one DNA window encodes the following:
- a CDS encoding biotin-dependent carboxyltransferase family protein: MSLKVIACGPLCLLQDGGRLGWQHLGVSPGGPVDKHAAAWANRLLHNAQGLPLLEIALGGLELQAQVDTWLALTGAELPATLDGEALPSWSRFPVRVGQRLKLGFARAGQRAYLAAAGGFRANSVLGSVATQTREKLGGPGGNGLPLAVNDRLECAADGQRFARGASVPWPYRPDYRAIPTLRVLPGPDAFSEEQRRAFFAQRWQVSPQSDRMGMRLRGAALSAPCRQWSLGIVEGAIQVPPDGQPIVLLADRQSMGGYPLLGVLHPLDIGRLAQCPAHSEVQFAPASVEQAQANLRAFLQFFSG, translated from the coding sequence ATGAGCCTGAAGGTCATCGCCTGCGGGCCCTTGTGCCTGCTGCAGGATGGCGGCCGCCTGGGCTGGCAGCATCTGGGCGTCTCGCCCGGTGGCCCGGTGGATAAACACGCGGCGGCCTGGGCCAATCGCCTGCTGCACAACGCGCAGGGCTTGCCGCTGCTGGAAATCGCGCTGGGCGGGCTGGAGCTGCAAGCGCAGGTGGACACCTGGCTGGCGCTGACCGGCGCCGAGCTGCCGGCGACCCTGGATGGCGAGGCATTGCCGAGCTGGTCACGCTTTCCCGTGCGGGTCGGCCAGCGCCTGAAGCTGGGCTTCGCCCGTGCCGGGCAACGGGCCTATCTGGCCGCGGCGGGCGGCTTCCGGGCGAATTCGGTATTGGGTAGCGTCGCGACCCAGACGCGGGAAAAGCTCGGTGGTCCTGGCGGCAATGGCCTGCCCCTGGCCGTCAACGATCGGCTGGAATGCGCAGCCGACGGCCAGCGCTTCGCGCGTGGCGCCAGCGTGCCCTGGCCGTATCGGCCGGACTACCGCGCGATCCCGACCCTGCGCGTGCTGCCCGGCCCGGATGCTTTCAGCGAGGAACAGCGGCGGGCCTTCTTCGCGCAGCGCTGGCAGGTCAGCCCGCAATCCGACCGCATGGGCATGCGACTGCGCGGCGCGGCGCTGAGCGCCCCGTGCCGGCAATGGTCACTGGGGATCGTCGAAGGCGCCATCCAGGTGCCGCCGGACGGCCAGCCGATTGTCCTGCTGGCCGACCGCCAGAGCATGGGCGGCTATCCGCTGCTGGGCGTGCTGCACCCGCTGGACATCGGCCGCCTGGCGCAATGCCCGGCGCACAGCGAAGTGCAATTCGCCCCGGCAAGCGTGGAACAGGCGCAGGCGAACCTGCGCGCGTTCCTGCAGTTTTTCTCAGGCTGA
- the prfH gene encoding peptide chain release factor H: MILLQLSAAQGPDECALAVAKALQRLLREAEASGTEARVIEEEAGPRRGTLLSVLLALEGDSAARLAEGWNGTLQWVCASPYRPNHGRKNWYFGGARFSAPPASLEGEVRFETLRSSGPGGQHVNTTDSAVRATHLASGLSVKVQSERSQHANKRLALLLIARKLEERAEQASSELRAERRLAHHHLQRGNPRRVFRGERFEG, encoded by the coding sequence ATGATCCTGCTGCAACTGTCTGCGGCCCAGGGGCCGGACGAATGTGCGCTGGCCGTGGCCAAGGCCCTGCAGCGTCTGCTGCGTGAAGCGGAGGCCAGCGGCACCGAGGCGCGCGTGATCGAGGAGGAAGCCGGCCCGCGCCGGGGCACGCTGCTCTCGGTGCTGCTGGCACTGGAGGGCGACTCGGCGGCAAGGCTGGCCGAGGGCTGGAACGGCACCCTGCAATGGGTCTGCGCCAGCCCTTACCGGCCCAACCACGGGCGCAAGAACTGGTACTTCGGCGGCGCACGATTCAGCGCGCCGCCGGCCAGCCTCGAAGGTGAAGTGCGCTTCGAAACCCTGCGCTCTTCCGGCCCCGGCGGGCAACACGTCAACACCACCGATTCGGCGGTGCGCGCCACTCACCTCGCCAGCGGGCTGAGCGTGAAGGTCCAGAGCGAACGCAGCCAGCACGCCAACAAGCGCCTGGCGCTGCTGCTGATCGCCCGCAAGCTGGAGGAACGCGCGGAGCAGGCGAGCAGCGAATTGCGCGCCGAACGCCGACTGGCCCATCACCATCTGCAACGCGGCAATCCGCGCCGGGTGTTTCGCGGTGAACGCTTCGAAGGTTGA
- a CDS encoding RNA ligase RtcB family protein: MGNCIQNLSDGITLIAADDTWIEGKAIQQLETTARLPGMQRVAGMPDLHPGRGYPIGAAFFSTGRLYPALVGNDIGCGMALWRTDIATAKLNLDKLEKRLGNLDGPLDDDWSERIAGFGLPPCGHEHSLGTIGGGNHFAELQQLDQLYDEAAVAALGLDRRHLLLLVHSGSRGLGEAILREQVDRFSHQGLAQGTDDCAYYLARHDGALRFAEANRQLIALRMLERLRADGGQVLDVNHNLVSPAQVDGVDGWLHRKGATPADRGVMVIPGSRGDFSYLVEPVADPRSLFSLAHGAGRKWMRSECKDRLSARYRVEQLARTALGSRVICGDRALIYEEAPEAYKAIDSVVGALREAGLLRVLARLKPVLTYKTRGECC, from the coding sequence ATGGGCAATTGCATCCAAAATCTGTCCGACGGCATCACCCTGATCGCCGCGGACGACACCTGGATCGAAGGTAAAGCGATCCAGCAACTTGAAACCACCGCCCGCCTGCCGGGCATGCAGCGTGTCGCCGGCATGCCGGACCTGCACCCCGGCCGGGGCTACCCGATCGGCGCGGCGTTCTTCTCCACCGGTCGCCTGTATCCGGCGCTGGTGGGCAACGACATCGGTTGCGGCATGGCGCTGTGGCGCACCGATATCGCCACCGCCAAGCTGAACCTGGACAAGCTGGAAAAGCGCCTGGGCAACCTCGACGGCCCGCTGGACGACGACTGGAGCGAGCGCATCGCCGGCTTCGGCCTGCCGCCCTGCGGCCACGAGCATTCGCTGGGCACCATCGGCGGCGGCAACCACTTCGCCGAGCTGCAGCAACTCGATCAGCTCTACGACGAAGCCGCCGTAGCAGCCCTCGGCCTCGACCGCCGTCACCTGCTCCTGCTGGTGCACAGCGGCTCGCGCGGCCTGGGCGAAGCCATCCTGCGCGAGCAGGTCGATCGTTTCAGCCACCAGGGCCTGGCACAAGGCACCGACGACTGCGCGTACTACCTGGCCCGCCACGATGGCGCGCTGCGTTTCGCCGAAGCCAACCGCCAGCTGATCGCCCTGCGCATGCTCGAGCGCCTGCGGGCGGACGGTGGGCAGGTGCTGGACGTGAACCACAACCTGGTCAGCCCGGCCCAGGTCGACGGCGTCGACGGCTGGCTGCACCGCAAGGGCGCGACGCCGGCGGACCGCGGGGTGATGGTCATCCCCGGCTCGCGCGGCGACTTCAGCTACCTGGTGGAACCGGTCGCCGATCCGCGCAGCCTCTTCTCCCTCGCCCATGGCGCGGGGCGCAAGTGGATGCGCAGCGAGTGCAAGGACCGTCTCTCGGCGCGCTACCGCGTCGAGCAGCTGGCGCGCACGGCGCTGGGCAGCCGGGTGATCTGCGGTGATCGCGCGCTGATCTACGAGGAGGCGCCGGAAGCCTACAAGGCCATCGACTCGGTGGTCGGCGCGCTGCGTGAAGCGGGGCTGCTGCGGGTGCTGGCGCGACTGAAGCCGGTGCTGACCTACAAGACCCGCGGGGAGTGCTGCTGA
- a CDS encoding Lrp/AsnC family transcriptional regulator, whose translation MPIPKLDAYDHRILAALQRDGRLTNVQLAEEIGLSPSPCLRRVRLLEEAGMIRGYHAALGRDEVGLGLTVFVGVKVERHSDTSAAAFRQAVIDLPEVISVHLVSGESDFLLQVVLPDLRAYEQFLTGTLLKLPGVSDIRSNFAIQTVKESAPLPLRHLPK comes from the coding sequence ATGCCAATTCCGAAACTCGACGCCTACGACCACCGCATCCTCGCCGCCCTGCAACGCGATGGCCGCCTGACCAACGTACAGCTCGCCGAGGAGATCGGCCTATCGCCCTCCCCCTGCCTGCGCCGCGTGCGCCTGCTGGAGGAAGCCGGGATGATTCGCGGCTACCACGCGGCGCTGGGCCGCGACGAAGTCGGCCTGGGCCTGACCGTGTTCGTCGGGGTGAAGGTGGAGCGCCACAGCGACACCAGTGCCGCCGCCTTCCGCCAGGCGGTGATCGACCTGCCGGAAGTCATCTCGGTGCACCTGGTCAGCGGCGAGTCGGATTTCCTCCTGCAAGTCGTATTGCCCGACCTGCGTGCCTACGAGCAGTTCCTCACCGGTACCCTGCTCAAGCTGCCGGGCGTCAGCGATATCCGCAGCAACTTCGCGATCCAGACGGTGAAGGAGTCGGCTCCGCTGCCGTTGCGCCACCTGCCGAAATAG
- a CDS encoding LysE family translocator, translating to MVYLLPGPDMILLLHTGARDGSRAALATALGLGVARGCHVVLAATGLALLFRSAPWTFDVVRIGGGLYLAWIGLHLLRAPAGLPVATGEAPVSTVSYGRAFRRGLLTNLLNPKALLFCSVLLPQFIHPQNGPLALQFALLGGLLVVVGLGFDSCYAVSGERMGRWLARHRAMQRMQQWGFGGILLGFGVRLALIRDV from the coding sequence ATGGTCTACCTGCTGCCGGGGCCGGACATGATTCTCCTGCTGCACACCGGTGCCCGCGACGGCTCGCGTGCGGCGTTGGCCACGGCCCTGGGGCTGGGTGTCGCGCGGGGTTGCCACGTCGTGCTGGCGGCGACCGGGCTGGCGTTGCTGTTCCGCAGCGCGCCGTGGACCTTCGACGTGGTGCGCATTGGCGGTGGGCTCTACCTGGCGTGGATTGGCCTGCACCTGCTGCGGGCGCCGGCGGGGTTGCCGGTGGCCACGGGCGAGGCGCCGGTTTCCACGGTCAGCTACGGGCGTGCGTTCCGTCGTGGGCTGCTGACCAATCTGCTCAACCCGAAGGCGCTGTTGTTCTGCTCGGTGCTGCTGCCGCAGTTCATCCATCCGCAGAACGGCCCGCTGGCGCTGCAGTTCGCGCTGCTGGGCGGCCTGCTGGTGGTGGTCGGGCTGGGCTTCGACAGCTGCTACGCGGTCAGTGGCGAGCGCATGGGCCGCTGGCTGGCGCGGCACCGGGCGATGCAGCGCATGCAGCAGTGGGGCTTCGGCGGGATTCTGCTGGGCTTTGGCGTGCGCCTGGCGCTGATACGCGACGTGTAG
- a CDS encoding peptide ABC transporter ATP-binding protein: MNAVLTARDLTRHYEISQGLFKPHALVRALNGVSFELQAGKTLAVVGESGCGKSTLARALTLIEEPTSGSLQIAGHEVKGADHDTRKQLRRDVQMVFQNPYASLNPRQKIGDQLAEPLLINTDLSRAERRERVQAMMKQVGLRPEHYQRYPHMFSGGQRQRIALARAMMLRPKVLVADEPTSALDVSIQAQVLNLFMDLQQEFGTAYVFISHNLAVVRHVADDVLVMYLGRPAEMGPADKLYERPLHPYTQALLSATPAIHPDPDKPKIKIQGELPNPLNPPSGCAFHKRCPYATERCRSEVPALRLLDERQVACHHAEQFLN, from the coding sequence ATGAACGCCGTTCTGACCGCCCGCGACCTGACCCGTCACTACGAAATCTCCCAGGGCCTGTTCAAGCCGCACGCCCTGGTCCGCGCGCTCAACGGCGTGTCCTTCGAATTGCAGGCCGGCAAGACCCTGGCCGTGGTCGGTGAATCCGGCTGCGGCAAGTCCACCCTCGCCCGTGCGCTGACGCTGATCGAGGAGCCCACCTCCGGCTCCCTGCAGATCGCCGGGCACGAGGTGAAAGGCGCCGACCACGACACCCGCAAGCAGCTGCGCCGCGACGTGCAGATGGTCTTCCAGAACCCCTATGCCTCGCTCAACCCGCGGCAGAAGATCGGTGACCAACTGGCCGAACCGCTGCTGATCAACACCGACCTGTCGCGCGCCGAGCGCCGCGAGCGTGTGCAGGCGATGATGAAGCAGGTCGGCCTGCGTCCCGAGCATTACCAGCGCTACCCGCACATGTTCTCCGGCGGCCAGCGCCAGCGCATCGCCCTGGCCCGCGCCATGATGTTGCGACCCAAGGTGCTGGTGGCGGACGAGCCGACCTCGGCGCTGGACGTGTCGATCCAGGCCCAGGTGCTCAACCTGTTCATGGACCTGCAGCAGGAGTTCGGCACGGCCTACGTGTTCATCTCGCACAACCTCGCCGTGGTCCGCCACGTCGCCGACGACGTGCTGGTGATGTACCTCGGCCGCCCGGCGGAAATGGGCCCGGCGGACAAGCTCTACGAACGCCCGCTGCACCCCTACACCCAGGCGTTGCTGTCGGCGACCCCGGCCATCCACCCCGATCCGGACAAGCCCAAGATCAAGATCCAGGGCGAACTCCCCAACCCGCTCAACCCGCCCAGCGGCTGCGCCTTCCACAAGCGCTGCCCCTATGCGACCGAGCGTTGCAGGAGCGAGGTGCCGGCACTGCGCCTGCTCGACGAACGCCAGGTGGCCTGCCACCACGCGGAGCAGTTCCTGAACTGA
- a CDS encoding ABC transporter ATP-binding protein, whose amino-acid sequence MSLLDLRNLSVRFGDRNAVPVVDGLDLSVDKGEVLAIVGESGSGKSVTMMALMGLIDAPGIITADTMQFDGTDMLRLKGRDRRRIVGKDIAMVFQDPMTALNPSYTVGYQIEEVLKLHLGLRGKALRQRALELLERVEIPGAAQRLDAYPHQLSGGMSQRVAIAMAIAGEPKLLIADEPTTALDVTIQAQIMELLLNLQRDQGMALILITHDLAVVAETAQRVCVMYAGQAVEIGQVPALFDLPTHPYTEALLKAIPEHSAGEERLATLPGIVPGKYDRPQGCLLSPRCPYVQDNCRAVRPTLDAHERGAVRCFYPLNLNTEVAR is encoded by the coding sequence ATGAGCCTCCTCGACCTGCGCAATCTTTCGGTGCGCTTCGGCGACCGTAACGCCGTCCCGGTGGTGGACGGCCTCGACCTCTCGGTGGACAAGGGCGAAGTCCTGGCCATCGTCGGCGAATCCGGCTCCGGCAAGTCGGTGACCATGATGGCCCTGATGGGCCTGATCGACGCCCCCGGCATCATCACCGCCGACACCATGCAGTTCGACGGAACCGACATGCTGCGTCTCAAGGGCCGCGACCGGCGGCGCATCGTCGGCAAGGACATCGCCATGGTCTTCCAGGACCCGATGACCGCCCTCAACCCCAGCTACACCGTCGGCTACCAGATCGAGGAAGTGCTCAAGCTGCACCTCGGCCTGCGCGGCAAGGCCCTGCGCCAGCGCGCGCTGGAGCTGCTCGAACGGGTGGAAATCCCCGGCGCCGCCCAGCGCCTGGACGCCTACCCGCACCAGCTCTCCGGCGGCATGAGCCAGCGCGTCGCCATCGCCATGGCGATCGCCGGCGAGCCCAAGCTGCTGATCGCCGACGAACCCACCACCGCGCTGGACGTGACCATCCAGGCGCAGATCATGGAGCTGCTGCTGAACCTGCAGCGCGACCAGGGCATGGCGCTGATCCTCATCACCCACGACCTCGCCGTGGTTGCCGAGACCGCCCAGCGGGTCTGCGTGATGTATGCCGGGCAAGCCGTGGAGATCGGCCAGGTGCCGGCATTGTTCGACCTGCCGACCCACCCCTATACCGAGGCGCTGCTCAAGGCGATCCCCGAACACAGCGCCGGCGAGGAACGCCTGGCCACCCTGCCCGGCATCGTCCCGGGCAAGTACGACCGCCCGCAGGGCTGCCTGCTGTCGCCACGCTGCCCCTACGTGCAGGACAACTGCCGCGCCGTGCGGCCAACCCTGGACGCCCATGAGCGCGGCGCGGTGCGCTGCTTCTACCCGCTCAACCTGAACACCGAGGTGGCCCGATGA
- a CDS encoding ABC transporter permease subunit, producing MNTAAKAPASDPSLVYPSPLKEFWHAFSRNKGAVGGLLFMLVIVFCALFAPWVAPHDPSEQFRDFLLTPPLWLEGGNSQFLLGTDELGRDLLSRLMHGARLSLMIGLTSVLISMIPGIFLGLLAGFSPTRLGPVIMRLMDIMLALPSLLLAVAIVAILGPGLINTVIAIAIVSLPAYVRLTRAAVMGELNRDYVTASRLAGAGTLRLMFVTVLPNCMAPLIVQATLSFSSAILDAAALGFLGLGVQPPTPEWGTMLASARDYIERAWWVVSLPGLTILLSVLAINLMGDGLRDALDPKLKNAA from the coding sequence ATGAATACCGCCGCAAAAGCTCCCGCCAGCGACCCGAGCCTGGTCTACCCGTCCCCGCTGAAAGAGTTCTGGCACGCCTTCTCGCGCAACAAGGGCGCAGTGGGCGGCCTGCTGTTCATGCTGGTCATCGTGTTCTGCGCGCTGTTCGCGCCCTGGGTCGCGCCCCATGATCCGAGCGAACAGTTCCGCGACTTCCTGCTGACTCCGCCGCTGTGGCTGGAGGGTGGCAATTCGCAGTTCCTGCTGGGCACCGACGAGCTGGGCCGCGACCTGCTCTCGCGCCTGATGCACGGGGCGCGGCTGTCGCTGATGATCGGCCTGACCTCGGTGCTGATCTCGATGATCCCCGGCATCTTCCTCGGCCTGCTCGCCGGCTTCTCGCCGACCCGCCTGGGCCCGGTGATCATGCGCCTGATGGACATCATGCTGGCGCTGCCCTCGCTGCTGCTGGCGGTGGCCATCGTCGCCATCCTCGGCCCGGGCCTGATCAACACCGTGATCGCCATCGCCATCGTCTCGCTGCCGGCCTACGTGCGCCTGACCCGCGCCGCGGTGATGGGCGAGCTGAACCGCGACTACGTCACCGCCTCGCGCCTCGCCGGTGCCGGCACCCTGCGCCTGATGTTCGTCACCGTGCTGCCCAACTGCATGGCGCCCCTGATCGTGCAGGCCACCCTGAGCTTCTCCTCGGCCATCCTCGACGCCGCCGCCCTGGGCTTCCTCGGCCTCGGCGTGCAGCCGCCGACGCCCGAGTGGGGCACCATGCTGGCCTCCGCGCGCGACTACATCGAACGCGCCTGGTGGGTCGTCTCGCTGCCCGGCCTGACCATCCTGCTCAGCGTGCTGGCGATCAACCTGATGGGCGACGGCCTGCGCGATGCGCTGGACCCGAAGCTGAAGAACGCGGCGTGA
- a CDS encoding ABC transporter permease subunit, protein MLSFIARRFGLLIPTFFGVTLLTFALIRLIPGDPVEVMMGERRVDPQMHAEAMHRLGLDKPLYQQYLDYVGNLAQGNLGESLTTRDSVWHEFLTLFPATLELSLAALLFAGVFGLLAGVIAALKRGSLFDHGVMTISLAGYSMPIFWWGLILIMLFSVSLGWTPVSGRLDLLYDIEPKTGFMLIDTLLSDEQGAFMDAVRHLILPAIVLGTIPLAVIARMTRSSMLEVLREDYVRTARAKGLSPARVVFVHALRNAMIPVLTVFGLQVGTLLAGAVLTETIFSWPGIGKWLIDAIGRRDYPVVQNGILLVATLVILVNFVVDILYGLANPRIRHQR, encoded by the coding sequence ATGCTCAGTTTCATCGCACGCCGATTCGGGCTGCTGATCCCGACCTTCTTCGGCGTCACCCTGCTCACCTTCGCGCTGATCCGCCTGATTCCCGGCGACCCGGTGGAAGTGATGATGGGTGAACGCCGCGTCGATCCGCAGATGCATGCCGAGGCCATGCACCGACTGGGGCTCGACAAGCCTCTGTACCAGCAGTACCTCGACTACGTCGGCAACCTCGCCCAGGGCAACCTCGGCGAGTCGCTGACCACCCGCGACAGCGTCTGGCACGAGTTCCTCACCCTGTTCCCCGCCACCCTCGAACTGTCCCTCGCCGCCCTGCTGTTCGCCGGCGTCTTCGGGCTGCTCGCCGGGGTGATCGCCGCCCTGAAGCGAGGCTCGCTGTTCGACCACGGGGTGATGACCATCTCCCTGGCCGGCTACTCGATGCCGATCTTCTGGTGGGGCCTGATCCTCATCATGCTGTTTTCCGTGTCCCTGGGCTGGACGCCGGTCTCCGGGCGCCTGGACCTGCTCTACGACATCGAGCCGAAAACCGGCTTCATGCTCATCGACACCCTGCTCTCGGACGAACAAGGCGCCTTCATGGACGCCGTGCGCCACCTGATCCTGCCGGCCATCGTGCTGGGCACCATCCCGCTGGCGGTGATCGCCCGGATGACCCGCTCCTCGATGCTCGAAGTGCTGCGCGAAGACTACGTGCGCACCGCCCGTGCCAAGGGCCTGTCGCCGGCCCGCGTGGTGTTCGTCCACGCCCTGCGCAACGCGATGATCCCGGTGCTCACCGTGTTCGGCCTGCAGGTCGGCACGCTGCTCGCCGGCGCGGTACTGACCGAGACCATCTTCTCCTGGCCCGGCATCGGCAAATGGCTGATCGACGCCATCGGCCGCCGCGACTACCCCGTGGTGCAGAACGGCATCCTGCTGGTGGCGACCCTGGTGATCCTGGTGAACTTCGTCGTGGACATCCTCTACGGCCTCGCCAACCCCCGCATCCGCCACCAGCGCTAA
- a CDS encoding ABC transporter substrate-binding protein — MPISRLIPLLLALGSGTALAQNLVVCTEASPEGFDVVQYTGAVTNDATSETVFNRLVGFRPGTTELVPSLAQRWEVSPDGLTYTFHLRPNVKFHSTDYFKPTRTFNADDVLWTFQRPLDPKHPWHESANRGYAYFDAMGMRELIKSVEKVDDLTVRFTLTHPEAPFLADMAMGFASIYSAEYGDQLLAAGKQGQLNNLPIGTGPFVFARYAKDSQVRYRANPDYFGDKPAIDNLVFAITLDPNVRMQKIRRNECQIALYPKPSDVPALQQDKNLAVDSIDALMTTYVAINTRHKPLDDVRVRQAINLAIDKKALLDSVFGANAASPAINPYPSTLLGFNKDLTDWPHDPERAKALLKDAGAQKLKLTIFIRNGSSPTIPNPALAAQMMQADLAKVGIDLQIRSLEWGELLKRSKAGEHDLSLLGWAGDNGDPDNFVSPNLSCDAAKGGENQAFWCDKDFEALIQEARRTNEPTKRAELYRKATSIFHEQSPWIPLAHPKLFNVRRSNVSGYTINPMTNNNFADVRIQ; from the coding sequence ATGCCCATCTCGCGTTTGATTCCGCTTCTGCTGGCGCTCGGCAGCGGCACCGCCCTGGCGCAGAACCTGGTGGTCTGCACCGAAGCGAGCCCTGAAGGGTTCGATGTGGTCCAGTACACCGGCGCCGTGACCAACGACGCCACCTCGGAAACCGTCTTCAACCGCCTGGTGGGCTTCCGCCCCGGCACCACCGAACTGGTGCCGTCGCTGGCGCAGCGCTGGGAGGTCAGCCCCGACGGGCTGACCTATACCTTTCATCTGCGTCCCAATGTGAAATTCCACAGCACGGACTACTTCAAACCCACCCGCACCTTCAACGCCGACGATGTGCTCTGGACCTTCCAGCGCCCGCTGGACCCGAAGCATCCCTGGCACGAGTCGGCCAACCGCGGCTATGCCTACTTCGACGCCATGGGCATGCGCGAGCTGATCAAGTCGGTGGAGAAGGTCGACGACCTCACCGTGCGCTTCACCCTGACACACCCTGAAGCGCCGTTCCTCGCCGACATGGCCATGGGCTTCGCCTCGATCTACTCCGCCGAATACGGCGACCAGCTGCTGGCCGCCGGCAAGCAGGGCCAGCTCAACAACCTGCCGATCGGCACCGGGCCGTTCGTCTTCGCGCGCTACGCCAAGGATTCCCAGGTGCGCTACCGCGCCAACCCGGATTACTTCGGCGACAAGCCGGCGATCGACAACCTGGTGTTCGCCATCACCCTCGATCCCAACGTGCGCATGCAGAAAATCCGCCGCAACGAGTGCCAGATCGCCCTCTACCCCAAGCCGTCGGACGTGCCCGCCCTGCAGCAGGACAAGAACCTGGCGGTGGACAGCATCGACGCGCTGATGACCACCTACGTGGCCATCAACACCCGGCACAAGCCGCTGGACGACGTGCGCGTGCGCCAGGCGATCAACCTCGCCATCGACAAGAAGGCACTGCTCGACTCGGTGTTCGGCGCCAACGCCGCCAGCCCGGCGATCAATCCGTACCCTTCGACGCTGCTGGGCTTCAACAAGGACCTCACGGACTGGCCGCACGACCCCGAGCGCGCCAAGGCGCTGCTCAAGGACGCCGGCGCGCAGAAGCTCAAGCTGACGATCTTCATCCGCAATGGCAGCTCCCCGACCATCCCCAACCCGGCGCTGGCGGCACAGATGATGCAAGCGGACCTGGCCAAGGTCGGCATCGACCTGCAGATCCGCTCCCTGGAATGGGGCGAGCTGCTCAAGCGCTCCAAGGCCGGCGAGCATGACCTGTCGCTGCTGGGCTGGGCCGGCGACAACGGCGACCCGGACAACTTCGTCAGCCCGAACCTGAGCTGCGATGCCGCCAAGGGCGGCGAGAACCAGGCGTTCTGGTGCGACAAGGACTTCGAAGCGCTGATCCAGGAAGCCCGCCGTACGAATGAGCCTACAAAACGGGCGGAACTTTATAGAAAGGCGACATCCATATTCCACGAACAATCCCCGTGGATTCCCCTGGCGCATCCTAAGCTGTTCAATGTGCGCCGCAGCAATGTCTCGGGTTACACCATCAACCCGATGACCAATAACAACTTCGCCGACGTTCGCATCCAGTAA
- a CDS encoding OprD family porin, protein MQHHAITRSLLALTICGGSLGHAWADDNSAQAGAKGFVEDQKLTFYTRNFASREQMKDSFHFNIKKDGYTEPTHSRYTLVQGSRLDYNSGYTQGTIGVGIDAAAFQAINLEQGHGRIAGGGNRTLADSDGDAESEWSKIGLGALKLRASNTVLKIGRQQPDTPVFTPNDNRALPSSFDGISLKSDELTGLSLQAGSFTRASPRTGSGSEKLTTEYGTREVTGDRFSYLGGSYAVTDALKVTAYGGNFEDIWNQYFLGASHDLGDPSALALNTSLNYYATRDTGARKAGYIDNDAYSLAFTLTHGAHAVLLGWQQIRGDEYFDYVHETAAINLANSLLSDYNGPNEKSLQLRYTTDWAGLGVPGLTSMVWYAKGWGIDGTHYDGDRNGAYGNYADVRDLDGAKHHELGLSTGYTLQDGPLKSSNFRLTYMKHLASQNQIDGSVNEIRLVSSFPFNLL, encoded by the coding sequence ATGCAACACCACGCAATCACCCGATCCCTTCTGGCGCTCACCATCTGCGGCGGCAGCCTGGGCCATGCCTGGGCCGACGACAACAGCGCCCAGGCGGGCGCGAAGGGCTTCGTCGAAGACCAGAAGCTGACCTTCTACACCCGCAACTTCGCCTCCCGCGAGCAGATGAAGGACAGCTTCCACTTCAACATCAAGAAGGACGGCTACACCGAACCGACCCACAGCCGCTACACCCTGGTGCAGGGCAGCCGCCTGGACTACAACTCCGGCTACACCCAGGGCACCATCGGCGTGGGCATCGACGCGGCGGCCTTCCAGGCCATCAACCTGGAGCAGGGCCACGGCCGCATCGCCGGCGGCGGCAACCGCACCCTGGCGGACAGCGACGGCGACGCCGAAAGCGAATGGTCGAAGATCGGCCTGGGCGCGCTGAAACTGCGCGCCTCCAACACCGTGCTGAAAATCGGCCGCCAGCAACCGGATACGCCAGTCTTTACGCCGAACGACAACCGCGCCCTGCCCTCGTCCTTCGACGGCATCAGCCTGAAGAGCGACGAGCTCACCGGCCTGTCGTTGCAAGCCGGCAGCTTCACCCGCGCCAGCCCGCGCACCGGCTCCGGCAGCGAAAAGCTGACCACCGAATACGGCACCCGTGAAGTCACCGGCGATCGCTTCAGCTACCTGGGCGGCAGCTACGCCGTGACCGATGCGCTGAAGGTGACCGCCTACGGCGGCAATTTCGAGGACATCTGGAACCAGTACTTCCTCGGCGCCTCCCACGACCTGGGCGACCCGTCGGCCCTGGCCTTGAACACCAGCCTCAACTACTACGCCACCCGCGACACCGGCGCGCGCAAGGCGGGCTACATCGACAACGACGCCTACAGCCTGGCCTTCACCCTGACCCACGGCGCCCACGCCGTGCTGCTGGGCTGGCAACAGATCCGTGGCGACGAATACTTCGACTACGTGCACGAGACCGCCGCCATCAACCTGGCGAACTCGCTGCTCTCGGACTACAACGGCCCCAACGAAAAGTCCCTGCAGCTGCGCTACACCACCGACTGGGCCGGCCTGGGCGTGCCCGGCTTGACCAGCATGGTCTGGTACGCCAAGGGCTGGGGCATCGACGGCACCCACTACGACGGCGACCGCAACGGCGCCTACGGCAACTACGCCGATGTGCGCGACCTGGACGGCGCCAAGCACCACGAACTGGGGCTGAGCACCGGCTATACCCTGCAGGACGGGCCGCTCAAGAGCAGCAACTTCCGACTCACCTACATGAAGCACCTGGCCAGCCAGAATCAGATTGACGGCAGCGTCAACGAGATCCGCCTGGTCAGCAGCTTCCCGTTCAACCTGCTGTAA